The following DNA comes from Naumovozyma castellii chromosome 4, complete genome.
GATTATCACAGTTCTCTTATCAAATCGTGATAAATGTTTCCAGAAATGATTGCTCAATCTAGAAATAAGTCTTCTTCTGATTTTTGGCTTACTGATTTTTAACTCTCCATTCTTGGAATTCCGCAGCTCAGAAAAGAGACGTTTTAGTGCTCTGTGCGGTATCAACGTAATTTTACTGAATCGATTGATTGCCTTATCCATCAATCTTCTTAATTTCGAGTAGTCTTGCCCTGTAAATTGATACGCCTCTTCTACATTAATTTCGCTAAACCATGGGGTTGTCTCCTTTTTActataatttttccaatattcaagcattatttcattaattggtCTCTTCCAATTATGCAGTAACGTACCATTCTTAATTTTgctttcaaaattttccataACTTTGGCGGGAATGTTGGGGGTATTTAAATAAGGaacaaatttttgaaatctgaCGTTCCTAAACCTTTTCCCCCTCTTCACCTCTAACCAATTACTTCCATAATCGTCGGCATAGAGTGGCATTAAAGGTATGGAGTTATTTATAAGGCATAATTCCTTgtttaagaaatttttatAAGTCGAATCATTTTGATTTTTGGTGAGGAACTTTAATGTTTCGTTCTTATGACGATCAGCGAGATCACAATAAAATATCCCACCAACCCAAGAACCTGGGAAGAATAAGGAAAATTCCCTAAAAATATACTTTTTCCTCCTAGCTAGCTTAAAACAATGAACTGAATCTGATTGCATGGTACAAAGTGGCGTAGTCCAATTGATATCATCACCAATTGGTATGACATGTTCCCATTTGATCTTACCCTTCTCACAAAAAGTCATCTTCAGATGATTCTCAAAAACCAGGGGtatcaatgaaatttcGTAATATTTCTGGAATTTGAAGCCAGTGTATGGTAAATTCCCATATTGATTTAAAACTTCAGGTGCAGGTTTTCCTGTCATTTGTTCGTACATCTCGCTGTAACTCTCAGACTGGCCTTGGTAATCTTCTGTGCATATTTTGTCCCAGGCTGCATTAGTAACACGAAACGCTAAAAAGACAACTCCAACTACCTGAAAATACCGCATACT
Coding sequences within:
- the NCAS0D04040 gene encoding uncharacterized protein (ancestral locus Anc_6.240), coding for MSQTTLPSEVEKHTYLETAGSTVLEPKTFRSMRYFQVVGVVFLAFRVTNAAWDKICTEDYQGQSESYSEMYEQMTGKPAPEVLNQYGNLPYTGFKFQKYYEISLIPLVFENHLKMTFCEKGKIKWEHVIPIGDDINWTTPLCTMQSDSVHCFKLARRKKYIFREFSLFFPGSWVGGIFYCDLADRHKNETLKFLTKNQNDSTYKNFLNKELCLINNSIPLMPLYADDYGSNWLEVKRGKRFRNVRFQKFVPYLNTPNIPAKVMENFESKIKNGTLLHNWKRPINEIMLEYWKNYSKKETTPWFSEINVEEAYQFTGQDYSKLRRLMDKAINRFSKITLIPHRALKRLFSELRNSKNGELKISKPKIRRRLISRLSNHFWKHLSRFDKRTVIINEHRAKFKDVEEEWNNLNITMERFNYDKMN